A region from the Drosophila ananassae strain 14024-0371.13 chromosome 2L, ASM1763931v2, whole genome shotgun sequence genome encodes:
- the LOC6499879 gene encoding uncharacterized protein CG45076 isoform X1, whose translation MVYESGFTTRRTYTSRPVTTSYAVTYPTVSKVTRVYKSSYPIYSSYSVPRYGGTRVITSPIRVVTSPARVVSRVIHSPSPVRVVRTTTRVISSPERTTSYSYTTPSTYYSPTILPSSYYTSTLTPTSYTTYTPSYHYNPTTITRVYARSVSPVRITTSPVRITRTPVRAVPSYLKRLPPGYGARALTNYLNTEPFTTFSEETSRIRNRAQSLIRDLHTPVVRRARSCTPFPVTGYDYAPTSQLALDAYVARVTNPVRHVAKEVHNISHYPRPAVKYVDAELDPNRPSRKFSAPRPLEDPVDLESKEKQRLRQERLLTVNEEALDEVDLEKKRAQKADEAKRREEKALKEERDRLTAEAEKQAAAKAKKAAEEAAQKAAEEAAQKAADEAAAQKAAEEAAQKAAEEAAQKAVEEAAAQKAAEEAAQKAAEEAAQKAAEEAAQKAAEEARLVEEAAQKAAEEAALKAAEEAAAQKAAEEAAALKAAEEAAAQQAAEEEARVQEEARIAEEQRQREQELERLAEIEKEADSELARQAAELAEIARQEAELAAQELQAIQKNDNEENPEPLVEEPVTPLEEQEPVIELSSNAEEAPTGGNSYDEEALEDDEEEEEEEEE comes from the exons TACCCGACTGTCTCGAAAGTGACTCGA GTGTACAAGTCGAGTTACCCCATCTACTCGAGCTACTCGGTGCCCAGGTATGGTGGCACCCGGGTCATTACTTCGCCCATCCGAGTTGTAACTTCCCCCGCCCGCGTGGTGTCCCGCGTCATACACTCTCCATCGCCGGTTCGCGTTGTCCGCACAACGACCCGAGTGATTTCGTCGCCGGAGCGCACCACCTCGTACTCTTACACCACGCCATCGACCTACTATAGTCCTACAATTCTGCCATCGAGCTACTACACTTCGACCTTGACCCCGACATCGTACACTACCTACACGCCGTCGTACCACTACAACCCAACTACAATCACCCGGGTGTACGCTCGTTCGGTATCTCCGGTGAGGATCACCACCTCCCCGGTTAGGATCACCCGTACCCCGGTCCGTGCCGTGCCCTCGTACCTGAAGAGGCTGCCGCCTGGCTATGGCGCCCGGGCCCTAACCAATTACCTCAATACCGAACCCTTCACC ACCTTCTCTGAGGAAACAAGCCGGATTCGCAACCGCGCGCAATCCCTGATTCGTGACTTGCATACTCCTGTGGTGCGCCGCGCACGCAGCTGCACTCCTTTCCCAGTCACTGG TTACGATTATGCCCCAACTTCGCAATTGGCTCTTGATGCCTATGTGGCCCGTGTCACAAACCCAGTTCGTCACGTTGCCAAGGAGGTTCATAACATTTCGCACTACCCTCGTCCAGCAGTTAAATATGTTG ATGCCGAGTTGGATCCTAACCGTCCGTCTAGAAAATTTTCTGCCCCTAGGCCCCTGGAGGATCCTGTCGATCTCGAATCGAAGGAGAAGCAGCGCCTGCGTCAGGAGCGTCTCCTGACCGTCAACGAGGAAGCCCTCGATGAGGTGGACTTGGAGAAGAAGCGCGCCCAGAAAGCCGATGAGGCCAAGCGCCGTGAAGAGAA GGCTCTGAAGGAGGAACGCGATCGCTTGACCGCTGAGGCTGAGAAGCAGGCAGCTGCCAAGGCCAAGAAGGCTGCCGAAGAAGCTGCCCAGAAAGCTGCTGAGGAAGCTGCCCAGAAGGCTGCTGATGAGGCTGCTGCCCAAAAGGCCGCCGAGGAGGCTGCCCAAAAGGCCGCAGAAGAGGCTGCCCAAAAGGCCGTTGAGGAGGCTGCTGCCCAGAAAGCCGCCGAGGAGGCTGCCCAAAAAGCTGCCGAAGAAGCTGCCCAGAAAGCAGCCGAAGAAGCTGCCCAGAAAGCAGCTGAGGAGGCCCGTCTAGTCGAAGAAGCTGCCCAAAAAGCTGCCGAGGAAGCTGCCTTGAAGGCTGCCGAAGAAGCTGCTGCCCAGAAAGCCGCCGAGGAGGCTGCTGCCTTGAAGGCCGCTGAAGAAGCTGCTGCCCAACAGGCTGCCGAGGAGGAGGCTCGTGTCCAGGAGGAGGCCCGCATAGCGGAGGAACAGCGTCAGCGCGAACAGGAGCTGGAGCGATTGGCGGAAATCGAGAAGGAGGCCGATAGTGAACTCGCCCGCCAGGCTGCCGAGTTGGCCGAGATTGCCCGCCAGGAAGCCGAGCTGGCGGCCCAGGAACTCCAAGCCATTCAGAAGAATGACAACGAGGAGAATCCTGAGCCCCTAGTCGAAGAGCCTGTGACGCCTCTCGAAGAACAGGAGCCGGTGATCGAGCTCAGCTCAAATGCTGAGGAAGCACCCACTGGTGGCAACAGCTACGACGAGGAAGCCCTCGAAGATgatgaagaggaggaggaggaagaggaggaaTAG
- the LOC6499879 gene encoding uncharacterized protein CG45076 isoform X3 codes for MVYESGFTTRRTYTSRPVTTSYAVTYPTVSKVTRVYKSSYPIYSSYSVPRYGGTRVITSPIRVVTSPARVVSRVIHSPSPVRVVRTTTRVISSPERTTSYSYTTPSTYYSPTILPSSYYTSTLTPTSYTTYTPSYHYNPTTITRVYARSVSPVRITTSPVRITRTPVRAVPSYLKRLPPGYGARALTNYLNTEPFTTFSEETSRIRNRAQSLIRDLHTPVVRRARSCTPFPVTGYDYAPTSQLALDAYVARVTNPVRHVAKEVHNISHYPRPAVKYVGKSHLASVRICGDKAYNIRRPMYDSDKVRTDINLLSWYLRHPTWKSDKQSNVAQKEVEAVEVEA; via the exons TACCCGACTGTCTCGAAAGTGACTCGA GTGTACAAGTCGAGTTACCCCATCTACTCGAGCTACTCGGTGCCCAGGTATGGTGGCACCCGGGTCATTACTTCGCCCATCCGAGTTGTAACTTCCCCCGCCCGCGTGGTGTCCCGCGTCATACACTCTCCATCGCCGGTTCGCGTTGTCCGCACAACGACCCGAGTGATTTCGTCGCCGGAGCGCACCACCTCGTACTCTTACACCACGCCATCGACCTACTATAGTCCTACAATTCTGCCATCGAGCTACTACACTTCGACCTTGACCCCGACATCGTACACTACCTACACGCCGTCGTACCACTACAACCCAACTACAATCACCCGGGTGTACGCTCGTTCGGTATCTCCGGTGAGGATCACCACCTCCCCGGTTAGGATCACCCGTACCCCGGTCCGTGCCGTGCCCTCGTACCTGAAGAGGCTGCCGCCTGGCTATGGCGCCCGGGCCCTAACCAATTACCTCAATACCGAACCCTTCACC ACCTTCTCTGAGGAAACAAGCCGGATTCGCAACCGCGCGCAATCCCTGATTCGTGACTTGCATACTCCTGTGGTGCGCCGCGCACGCAGCTGCACTCCTTTCCCAGTCACTGG TTACGATTATGCCCCAACTTCGCAATTGGCTCTTGATGCCTATGTGGCCCGTGTCACAAACCCAGTTCGTCACGTTGCCAAGGAGGTTCATAACATTTCGCACTACCCTCGTCCAGCAGTTAAATATGTTG gtaaAAGTCATCTTGCATCAGTAAGGATTTGCGGTGACAAGGCCTATAATATTAGAAGGCCAATGTACGATTCGGACAAAGTTCGAACTGATATTAACCTCTTGTCCTGGTACCTTAGACATCCCACTTGGAAGAGTGATAAGCAATCCAATGTTGCTCAGAAGGAAG TTGAAGCTGTTGAAGTTGAGGCCTAA
- the LOC6499879 gene encoding uncharacterized protein CG45076 isoform X2: protein MVYESGFTTRRTYTSRPVTTSYAVTYPTVSKVTRVYKSSYPIYSSYSVPRYGGTRVITSPIRVVTSPARVVSRVIHSPSPVRVVRTTTRVISSPERTTSYSYTTPSTYYSPTILPSSYYTSTLTPTSYTTYTPSYHYNPTTITRVYARSVSPVRITTSPVRITRTPVRAVPSYLKRLPPGYGARALTNYLNTEPFTTFSEETSRIRNRAQSLIRDLHTPVVRRARSCTPFPVTGYDYAPTSQLALDAYVARVTNPVRHVAKEVHNISHYPRPAVKYVGKSHLASVRICGDKAYNIRRPMYDSDKVRTDINLLSWYLRHPTWKSDKQSNVAQKEAYMFSMLPPKNNCHSKKRFYSS, encoded by the exons TACCCGACTGTCTCGAAAGTGACTCGA GTGTACAAGTCGAGTTACCCCATCTACTCGAGCTACTCGGTGCCCAGGTATGGTGGCACCCGGGTCATTACTTCGCCCATCCGAGTTGTAACTTCCCCCGCCCGCGTGGTGTCCCGCGTCATACACTCTCCATCGCCGGTTCGCGTTGTCCGCACAACGACCCGAGTGATTTCGTCGCCGGAGCGCACCACCTCGTACTCTTACACCACGCCATCGACCTACTATAGTCCTACAATTCTGCCATCGAGCTACTACACTTCGACCTTGACCCCGACATCGTACACTACCTACACGCCGTCGTACCACTACAACCCAACTACAATCACCCGGGTGTACGCTCGTTCGGTATCTCCGGTGAGGATCACCACCTCCCCGGTTAGGATCACCCGTACCCCGGTCCGTGCCGTGCCCTCGTACCTGAAGAGGCTGCCGCCTGGCTATGGCGCCCGGGCCCTAACCAATTACCTCAATACCGAACCCTTCACC ACCTTCTCTGAGGAAACAAGCCGGATTCGCAACCGCGCGCAATCCCTGATTCGTGACTTGCATACTCCTGTGGTGCGCCGCGCACGCAGCTGCACTCCTTTCCCAGTCACTGG TTACGATTATGCCCCAACTTCGCAATTGGCTCTTGATGCCTATGTGGCCCGTGTCACAAACCCAGTTCGTCACGTTGCCAAGGAGGTTCATAACATTTCGCACTACCCTCGTCCAGCAGTTAAATATGTTG gtaaAAGTCATCTTGCATCAGTAAGGATTTGCGGTGACAAGGCCTATAATATTAGAAGGCCAATGTACGATTCGGACAAAGTTCGAACTGATATTAACCTCTTGTCCTGGTACCTTAGACATCCCACTTGGAAGAGTGATAAGCAATCCAATGTTGCTCAGAAGGAAG CATATATGTTTTCGATGTTGCCGCCAAAAAACAATTGCCATTCAAAGAAAAGATTTTACTCGTCTTGa